A region of Micromonospora sp. WMMD882 DNA encodes the following proteins:
- the deoC gene encoding deoxyribose-phosphate aldolase encodes MTATTTSARSDLSELGRSQTALRAFLHGLPGVDQVGAEQRAAHFGTRSIKTTAKAQAVDLAIRMVDLTTLEGADTPGKVRALAAKALRPDPADPTCPHVGAVCVYPAMVPYVAEVLRGSAVRLASVATAFPSGQAPLDVKLADTRAAVAAGADEIDMVINRGAFLTGRYQEVYDEIVAVKEACGDAHLKVILETGELATYDNVRRASWLAMLAGGDFIKTSTGKVPVAATLPVTLVMLEAVRDFRAATGRQVGVKPAGGIKNTKDAIRYLVLVNETVGADWLDPDWFRFGASSLLNDLLMQRTKLTTGVYAGPDYFTLD; translated from the coding sequence ATGACGGCGACAACGACGTCGGCCCGGTCGGATCTCTCCGAGCTGGGACGATCCCAGACCGCTCTGCGTGCCTTCCTGCACGGCCTGCCCGGGGTGGACCAGGTCGGCGCGGAGCAGCGGGCGGCCCACTTCGGCACCCGGTCCATCAAGACCACCGCCAAGGCGCAGGCGGTCGACCTGGCGATCCGGATGGTCGACCTGACCACCCTGGAGGGGGCCGACACTCCGGGGAAGGTGCGGGCTCTCGCGGCGAAGGCGTTGCGACCCGACCCGGCCGACCCGACCTGCCCGCACGTCGGCGCGGTCTGCGTCTACCCGGCGATGGTGCCGTACGTGGCCGAGGTGCTGCGCGGCAGCGCGGTGCGCCTGGCGAGCGTGGCGACCGCGTTCCCGTCCGGGCAGGCCCCCCTCGACGTCAAGCTCGCCGACACCCGGGCCGCCGTGGCGGCCGGCGCGGACGAGATCGACATGGTGATCAACCGGGGCGCCTTCCTGACCGGGCGGTACCAGGAGGTGTACGACGAGATCGTGGCGGTCAAGGAGGCCTGCGGGGACGCGCACCTGAAGGTGATCCTGGAGACCGGTGAGCTGGCCACGTACGACAACGTGCGTCGTGCCTCGTGGTTGGCGATGCTGGCCGGCGGTGATTTCATCAAGACGTCCACCGGCAAGGTGCCGGTGGCGGCGACGCTGCCGGTGACGTTGGTGATGTTGGAGGCGGTGCGTGACTTCCGGGCGGCCACCGGCCGGCAGGTGGGTGTGAAGCCGGCCGGCGGCATCAAGAACACCAAGGACGCGATCAGGTACCTGGTGCTGGTCAACGAGACGGTCGGCGCGGACTGGCTCGACCCGGACTGGTTCCGGTTCGGGGCGTCCAGTCTCCTCAACGATCTGTTGATGCAGCGCACCAAGCTGACCACCGGTGTGTATGCCGGTCCCGACTACTTCACCCTGGACTGA
- a CDS encoding aldehyde dehydrogenase family protein produces the protein MFEYAPAPESRAVVDLKPSYGLFVDGGFVDPTDGGSFKSINPASEEVLAEVAEAGPQDVDRAVRAARTAFERVWGPMPGRDRAKYLYRIARIVQERSRELAVLESLDNGKPIRESRDVDLPLVAAHFFYYAGWADKLGHAGFGADPRPLGVAAQVIPWNFPLLMLAWKIAPALAAGNTVVLKPAETTPLTALVFAEICQQADLPAGVVNIVTGAGDTGRALVEHPGVDKVAFTGSTEVGRAIARAVAGTGKKLTLELGGKAANIVFDDAPIDQAVEGIVTGIFFNQGHVCCAGSRLLVQESVAEQVLESLKRRMAQLRVGDPLDKNTDVGAINSAAQLARITELSDAGAAEGAQRWSPACELPERGFWFAPTIFTGVTQAHRIAREEIFGPVLSVLTFRTPAEAVEKANNTPYGLSAGIWTEKGSRILWTADRLRAGVVWANTFNKFDPTSPFGGYKESGYGREGGRHGLEGYLDV, from the coding sequence ATGTTTGAGTACGCGCCCGCCCCGGAGTCCCGTGCGGTGGTGGACCTGAAGCCCTCGTACGGGCTGTTCGTCGACGGCGGGTTCGTCGACCCGACCGACGGTGGCAGCTTCAAGTCGATCAACCCGGCCTCCGAGGAGGTCCTCGCGGAGGTCGCCGAGGCCGGCCCGCAGGATGTGGACCGGGCGGTCCGGGCGGCCCGGACGGCCTTCGAGCGGGTGTGGGGGCCGATGCCGGGCCGGGACCGGGCGAAGTACCTGTACCGGATCGCCCGGATCGTGCAGGAACGCTCCCGTGAGCTGGCGGTGCTGGAATCGTTGGACAACGGCAAACCGATCCGGGAGTCCCGGGATGTCGACCTGCCGTTGGTCGCCGCGCATTTCTTCTACTACGCCGGCTGGGCCGACAAGCTCGGCCATGCTGGCTTCGGGGCGGATCCGCGGCCGTTGGGGGTGGCGGCGCAGGTCATCCCGTGGAACTTCCCGCTGCTGATGCTGGCCTGGAAGATCGCCCCAGCCCTCGCGGCCGGGAACACGGTGGTGCTCAAACCGGCCGAGACGACCCCGTTGACCGCGTTGGTGTTCGCCGAGATCTGTCAGCAGGCTGACCTGCCGGCGGGCGTGGTCAACATCGTCACCGGCGCCGGGGACACCGGTCGGGCGTTGGTCGAGCATCCGGGTGTGGACAAGGTCGCGTTCACCGGTTCCACCGAGGTCGGTCGGGCCATCGCCCGCGCGGTCGCCGGCACCGGCAAGAAACTCACCCTGGAGCTGGGCGGCAAAGCGGCGAACATCGTCTTCGACGACGCCCCGATCGACCAGGCGGTCGAGGGGATCGTCACCGGCATCTTCTTCAACCAGGGCCACGTCTGCTGCGCCGGGTCCCGGCTGCTCGTTCAGGAGTCGGTCGCCGAGCAGGTCCTCGAATCGTTGAAACGGCGGATGGCCCAGCTGCGCGTCGGTGACCCGCTGGACAAGAACACCGACGTCGGCGCGATCAACTCCGCCGCCCAGCTCGCCCGGATCACCGAGCTGTCCGACGCCGGCGCCGCCGAAGGCGCGCAACGCTGGTCACCCGCCTGTGAGCTGCCCGAACGCGGGTTCTGGTTCGCCCCGACCATCTTCACCGGGGTCACCCAGGCGCACCGGATCGCCCGGGAGGAGATCTTCGGCCCGGTGCTGTCCGTGCTGACCTTCCGCACCCCTGCGGAGGCCGTGGAGAAGGCCAACAACACGCCGTACGGGCTGTCCGCCGGGATCTGGACGGAGAAGGGCTCCCGGATCCTGTGGACCGCCGACCGGCTACGCGCCGGCGTGGTCTGGGCCAACACGTTCAACAAGTTCGACCCGACCTCGCCGTTCGGCGGCTACAAGGAGTCCGGCTACGGCCGCGAAGGCGGCCGGCACGGGCTGGAAGGGTACCTCGATGTCTGA
- a CDS encoding aldehyde dehydrogenase family protein, translating into MSERVTVRKTYKLFIGGKFPRSESGRSYPVQNANVALSSRKDVRDAVVAARTAVKGWAGATAYNRGQILYRIAEMLEGRREQFVALGVPADEVDTATDRWVWYAGWADKLPQVYGGANPVAGPYFNLSAPEPTGVVGVIAPEQPALLGLVSVIAPAIVTGNTVVTLTSPTAPLAAITLAEALATSDLPAGVVNLLTGRVAETAPTLAAHLDVNALDLTGVTDPELATDLEVKAAENLKRVLRPVPSDHDWTGDPGVTRMTALLETKTVWHPKGA; encoded by the coding sequence ATGTCTGAACGGGTGACCGTGCGGAAGACGTACAAGCTGTTCATCGGCGGGAAGTTCCCCCGCAGCGAGTCAGGACGGTCATACCCGGTGCAGAACGCGAATGTCGCCCTCTCCTCACGCAAGGACGTCCGGGACGCGGTGGTCGCCGCCCGGACCGCCGTGAAGGGCTGGGCCGGCGCGACCGCCTACAACCGGGGACAGATCCTCTACCGCATCGCCGAAATGCTCGAAGGCCGCCGCGAGCAGTTCGTCGCCCTCGGCGTGCCCGCCGACGAAGTCGACACCGCCACCGACCGCTGGGTCTGGTACGCCGGCTGGGCGGACAAGCTCCCCCAGGTGTACGGGGGCGCGAATCCGGTCGCCGGCCCGTACTTCAACCTGTCCGCGCCGGAGCCGACCGGGGTGGTCGGCGTGATCGCCCCGGAACAGCCGGCGCTACTCGGCCTGGTCAGCGTCATCGCCCCCGCCATCGTCACCGGCAACACGGTCGTCACGCTCACCTCACCCACCGCGCCGCTGGCGGCGATCACCCTGGCCGAGGCGCTCGCCACCAGCGACCTCCCCGCCGGCGTGGTGAACCTGCTCACCGGCCGGGTCGCCGAAACCGCTCCGACGCTGGCCGCGCACCTGGACGTCAACGCCCTCGACCTGACCGGCGTCACCGACCCGGAGCTGGCCACCGATCTGGAGGTCAAGGCGGCGGAGAACCTCAAGCGGGTGCTGCGACCCGTCCCGTCCGACCACGACTGGACCGGTGACCCCGGCGTCACCCGGATGACGGCGCTGCTGGAAACCAAGACCGTCTGGCACCCCAAGGGGGCGTGA
- a CDS encoding BlaI/MecI/CopY family transcriptional regulator, which translates to MTRLGELERAVMDVLWDGPVDRRGVTVREVADALDGRELAYTTVMTVLDRLAGKGMVEREREGRAWRYRPAASREAHIAQLMLDALDLGGSRDAALVRFARSVTGTEADVLRAALSAEAGRRPGADEGPAR; encoded by the coding sequence GTGACGCGGTTGGGGGAGCTTGAGCGGGCGGTGATGGACGTGCTCTGGGACGGGCCGGTCGATCGCCGGGGTGTCACCGTTCGTGAGGTGGCCGACGCGCTGGACGGGCGCGAGTTGGCGTACACGACGGTGATGACCGTGCTGGACCGGCTCGCCGGCAAGGGCATGGTGGAACGTGAGCGGGAGGGGCGGGCCTGGCGTTACCGGCCCGCGGCCAGCCGGGAGGCGCACATCGCCCAGCTCATGCTGGACGCGTTGGACCTGGGCGGCAGCCGGGACGCGGCGCTGGTCCGGTTCGCCCGTTCGGTCACCGGGACAGAGGCTGACGTGCTGCGGGCCGCCCTGAGCGCGGAGGCGGGGCGTCGGCCGGGAGCCGACGAGGGCCCGGCGCGGTAG
- a CDS encoding M56 family metallopeptidase, whose product MAYAVHFAVAVVACWLTAQVLSVAAWPQRSPRVAILCWQGVGLALGLSAMGVPIALGLAPYDRPTGSALLALAGDLVGGALPAGLGVVRLGAVGVGFGVGAVLSTTTVRSVLGTVRAQRRHRELLTLVARDDPAVPGALVLDHPCAAAYCLPGMRPRVVVSAGTLDLLDRAELAAVLAHERAHATERHDLVLLPFTALRRALPWLGWVRAAHDRVALLVEMRADDKARAGHADAPLAGALRRFAAAGNRVTPAGALGLGDRDLDVRVQRLLVAQRPPRLLGAAALAVSVTLVALPISLFLS is encoded by the coding sequence GTGGCGTACGCCGTGCATTTCGCCGTCGCGGTGGTGGCCTGCTGGCTGACCGCGCAGGTCCTCAGCGTGGCCGCCTGGCCGCAGCGCAGCCCACGGGTGGCGATCCTCTGCTGGCAGGGCGTGGGCCTGGCGCTCGGTCTCTCCGCGATGGGCGTGCCGATCGCGTTGGGACTGGCCCCGTACGACCGGCCGACCGGCAGCGCGCTGCTCGCCCTCGCCGGTGACCTGGTCGGGGGCGCGCTGCCGGCGGGGCTCGGCGTCGTGCGCCTCGGCGCGGTAGGTGTCGGGTTCGGGGTCGGGGCGGTGCTGTCGACCACCACGGTCCGCAGCGTCCTCGGGACGGTGCGGGCCCAGCGCCGGCACCGGGAGCTGTTGACCCTGGTGGCCCGGGACGATCCGGCCGTGCCCGGCGCGCTGGTGCTGGACCATCCGTGCGCGGCGGCGTACTGCCTGCCCGGGATGCGCCCCCGGGTGGTGGTCAGCGCCGGCACGCTCGACCTGCTCGACCGCGCGGAGCTGGCGGCGGTGCTGGCGCACGAGCGGGCGCACGCCACCGAGCGGCACGACCTGGTGCTGCTGCCGTTCACCGCGCTGCGCCGGGCGCTGCCGTGGCTCGGTTGGGTGCGGGCCGCGCACGACCGGGTGGCGCTGCTGGTGGAGATGCGCGCCGACGACAAGGCCCGCGCCGGGCACGCCGACGCGCCGCTGGCCGGCGCGTTGCGGCGGTTCGCCGCCGCCGGCAACCGGGTCACCCCGGCCGGCGCGCTGGGGCTGGGCGACCGTGATCTCGACGTACGGGTGCAGCGGCTGCTGGTGGCCCAGCGTCCGCCCCGGCTGCTCGGGGCCGCCGCCCTCGCCGTGTCGGTCACGTTGGTCGCGCTGCCGATCTCGCTGTTCCTGAGCTGA
- a CDS encoding cytochrome ubiquinol oxidase subunit I: protein MDPLLLARLQFATTTSIHFLFVLVTLGLITLLVYLQTRWVATRKPVYERLTRFWGTIYVINYVLGIAAGVVLEFQFGLNWSGLSKYVGNVFGAPLAIETLTAFFLESTFLGMWIFGWHRLRRGVHLALLWGVALTAYVSAFWIMVGNAWLQNPVGYETRDGIAHLTDFPALVTNPAFGTAFLHTVLAALLTGGILMASVSAWHLIRRAADVEAYRISLRTGLVTAALAVGPLLVVGFVQVVEMARLQPTKYGVPAEKAAKVAELTAIFGPGDYEAPTAALHSLSFMFIIGFLLVLILLQVVLLPKDLLIRLRFPLWIILFALPLPFVASILGWLAREIGRQPFAVYGLLTVDDAVSPVGGGVMLASFLGFTLLLGALAVTNWVLIARHATRGAHDDLALGRPPEQPEPATDDRPEPVFV from the coding sequence ATGGACCCTCTGCTCCTCGCCCGCCTGCAGTTCGCCACCACGACCTCGATCCACTTCCTCTTCGTCCTGGTGACGCTGGGGCTGATCACGTTGCTCGTCTACCTCCAGACCAGATGGGTGGCCACCCGGAAACCGGTGTACGAACGGCTGACCCGCTTCTGGGGCACCATCTACGTGATCAACTACGTCCTCGGCATCGCCGCCGGGGTGGTGCTGGAGTTCCAGTTCGGGCTGAACTGGAGCGGCCTGTCCAAGTACGTCGGCAACGTCTTCGGCGCGCCGCTGGCGATCGAGACGCTCACCGCGTTCTTCCTGGAGTCCACCTTCCTCGGCATGTGGATCTTCGGCTGGCACCGGCTGCGTCGGGGCGTGCACCTCGCGCTGCTCTGGGGCGTCGCGCTCACCGCGTACGTGTCGGCGTTCTGGATCATGGTGGGCAACGCCTGGCTGCAGAACCCGGTCGGGTACGAGACGCGCGACGGCATCGCCCACCTCACCGACTTCCCCGCCCTGGTGACCAACCCGGCCTTCGGCACGGCGTTCCTGCACACCGTGCTCGCCGCCCTGCTCACCGGCGGGATCCTGATGGCCTCGGTCAGCGCCTGGCACCTGATCCGGCGCGCCGCCGACGTCGAGGCGTACCGCATCTCGCTGCGGACCGGCCTGGTCACCGCCGCGCTGGCCGTCGGCCCGCTGCTGGTCGTCGGCTTCGTGCAGGTCGTCGAGATGGCCCGGCTCCAACCGACCAAGTACGGCGTGCCGGCGGAGAAGGCCGCCAAGGTCGCCGAGCTGACCGCGATCTTCGGCCCCGGCGACTACGAGGCGCCGACGGCCGCCCTGCACAGCCTGAGCTTCATGTTCATCATCGGCTTCCTGCTGGTGCTGATCCTGCTCCAGGTCGTGCTGCTCCCGAAGGACCTGCTGATCCGGCTGCGCTTCCCGCTCTGGATCATCCTGTTCGCCCTGCCGCTGCCGTTCGTGGCGTCGATCCTCGGCTGGCTCGCCCGCGAGATCGGCCGCCAACCCTTCGCCGTGTACGGGCTGCTCACCGTCGACGACGCCGTCTCGCCGGTCGGCGGCGGGGTGATGCTCGCCAGCTTCCTCGGCTTCACCCTGCTGCTCGGCGCCCTCGCCGTCACCAACTGGGTCCTGATCGCCCGGCACGCCACCCGGGGCGCGCACGACGACCTGGCCCTCGGTCGCCCGCCCGAGCAGCCGGAACCCGCCACCGACGACCGCCCCGAACCCGTCTTCGTCTGA
- a CDS encoding cytochrome d ubiquinol oxidase subunit II, which produces MELAWYVLLGAFFAAYLVLGGYDYGVGLLLARPADPAARRGLLTAVGPFFLGNEVWLIAAVGLLFGAFPLLEGELLAGLYPAFAGALAGVVLVTAGVQLRSRPTGARARATWDGVIVAGSALAASGWGAVLAGMLQGVPLNADGRVIGTGHLFTPFAALAALTTVALVAVHGAMFLALRLPVAAAGPVAALGRRLVPVALVATLATTVVGLLSDRVRDAAQQPYVALALPVLLGVALGVALVASARRRPGLAFAATSAALALPVFLVGATLWPYALHSTLDPAASLTVADAAASGPTLRLLGWLTAPLLPALLGFQVMLWWVFRGRTGGRAPVYW; this is translated from the coding sequence GTGGAACTCGCCTGGTACGTCCTGCTCGGCGCCTTCTTCGCCGCCTACCTGGTCCTCGGCGGCTACGACTACGGCGTCGGCCTGCTGCTCGCCCGCCCCGCCGACCCGGCCGCCCGACGCGGGCTGCTCACCGCCGTCGGCCCGTTCTTCCTCGGCAACGAGGTGTGGCTGATCGCCGCCGTCGGCCTCCTCTTCGGCGCGTTCCCGCTGCTGGAGGGGGAACTGCTCGCCGGGCTCTACCCGGCCTTCGCCGGGGCGCTCGCCGGCGTGGTCCTGGTCACCGCCGGCGTGCAGCTGCGCAGCCGGCCCACCGGCGCACGCGCCCGGGCCACCTGGGACGGGGTGATCGTGGCCGGCTCCGCGCTGGCCGCGTCGGGCTGGGGCGCGGTGCTCGCCGGGATGCTCCAGGGCGTGCCGCTGAACGCCGACGGCCGGGTGATCGGCACCGGTCACCTGTTCACCCCGTTCGCCGCCCTCGCCGCGCTCACCACGGTGGCCCTGGTCGCCGTGCACGGCGCGATGTTCCTGGCGCTACGGCTGCCCGTGGCGGCGGCCGGGCCGGTCGCCGCGCTGGGTCGCCGGCTGGTGCCGGTCGCCCTGGTCGCGACGCTGGCCACCACCGTCGTCGGGCTGCTCTCCGACCGGGTACGCGACGCCGCGCAGCAGCCGTACGTCGCGCTCGCGCTGCCCGTACTGCTGGGGGTGGCCCTGGGGGTGGCCCTGGTCGCGTCGGCCCGGCGGCGGCCCGGCCTGGCCTTCGCGGCGACCAGCGCCGCCCTGGCCCTGCCGGTCTTCCTGGTCGGCGCGACCCTCTGGCCGTACGCGCTGCACTCCACCCTGGACCCGGCGGCCAGCCTGACCGTCGCCGACGCGGCGGCCAGCGGGCCGACGCTGCGCCTGCTGGGTTGGCTGACAGCGCCCCTGCTGCCGGCCCTACTAGGCTTCCAGGTGATGCTGTGGTGGGTCTTCCGGGGCCGGACCGGCGGACGGGCACCGGTGTACTGGTGA
- the cydD gene encoding thiol reductant ABC exporter subunit CydD: protein MNRRPFDPRLLRRVPAVRRHFAVLGGLGVLTALLVVTQATALAVLLATAFDGRLHRAALAGLVAAVAARAAVGWAQGTVAARAAATVKATLRADLLGAVGRHGPGWVAGQRAGQLATLTGRGLDALDAYFTGYLPQLVLSVTVPVAVLARLLLADWSSALIVALTLPLIPVFGALLGWQARAATERQWRRLAHLGGHFLDMVAGLATLRAFGRSRAQVEVVRRMADGHRVATMRTLRVAFLSGLVLELVATLSVALVAVPVGVRLLGGGLTLTTALLVLLLTPEAYLPLRAAGARFHASMEGLTALDDAFTVLDTPAAPPASVPAPRATPAVFRNEIRFESVTVAYDRTTALRDVTLTVRPGERIAVIGPSGAGKSTLLGLLLGFVTPTSGRVTVDGVDLNTVDLDDWRRQLAWVPQRAHLFAATLADNIRLGAPRATPEALADAVRDAALTDVVTALPDGLETTLGERGHGLSSGQRQRVALARAFLRDAPVVLLDEPTARLDTAAETTVLDATRRLVAGRTALLVAHRPALLADADRILRVVDGRVTELTRAGEAVG, encoded by the coding sequence GTGAACCGTCGCCCGTTCGACCCGCGTCTGCTGCGCCGGGTCCCCGCGGTCCGGCGGCACTTCGCCGTGCTCGGCGGGCTCGGCGTGCTCACCGCGCTCCTGGTCGTCACCCAGGCCACCGCGCTGGCCGTGCTCCTGGCGACCGCCTTCGACGGGCGGCTGCACCGGGCGGCGCTCGCCGGCCTCGTCGCGGCGGTCGCCGCGCGGGCGGCGGTGGGCTGGGCCCAGGGCACGGTGGCGGCGCGGGCGGCGGCGACCGTCAAGGCCACCCTCCGCGCCGACCTGCTCGGCGCGGTCGGCCGGCACGGGCCGGGCTGGGTGGCCGGGCAGCGGGCCGGTCAGCTCGCCACCCTGACCGGGCGCGGGCTGGACGCCCTGGACGCCTACTTCACCGGCTACCTGCCGCAGCTCGTGCTGAGCGTCACCGTGCCGGTGGCCGTGCTGGCCCGGCTGCTCCTCGCCGACTGGAGCTCGGCGCTGATCGTCGCGCTGACGCTGCCGCTGATCCCCGTCTTCGGGGCGCTGCTCGGCTGGCAGGCCCGGGCCGCCACCGAACGCCAGTGGCGTCGGCTCGCCCACCTCGGCGGGCACTTCCTCGACATGGTCGCCGGGCTGGCCACGCTGCGCGCCTTCGGCCGGTCCCGGGCCCAGGTGGAGGTGGTCCGGCGGATGGCCGACGGGCACCGGGTCGCCACCATGCGTACGCTGCGCGTCGCCTTTCTCTCCGGGCTGGTGCTGGAGCTGGTCGCCACGCTCTCGGTCGCGCTGGTCGCCGTGCCGGTGGGCGTCCGGCTGCTCGGCGGCGGGCTCACCCTGACCACCGCCCTGCTGGTGCTGCTGCTCACCCCGGAGGCGTACCTGCCGCTGCGGGCCGCCGGGGCCCGGTTCCACGCCAGCATGGAAGGGCTCACCGCCCTCGACGACGCCTTCACCGTCCTCGACACGCCGGCCGCTCCCCCGGCGTCCGTCCCCGCGCCCCGCGCCACGCCGGCGGTCTTCCGGAACGAGATCAGGTTCGAGTCGGTGACGGTGGCGTACGACCGGACCACCGCGCTCCGGGACGTCACGTTGACCGTCCGACCCGGCGAGCGGATCGCCGTGATCGGGCCGAGCGGCGCCGGCAAGAGCACCCTGCTCGGTCTGCTGCTGGGCTTCGTCACCCCGACCAGCGGCCGGGTCACCGTGGACGGCGTCGACCTGAACACCGTCGACCTGGACGACTGGCGGCGGCAGCTCGCCTGGGTGCCGCAACGGGCCCACCTGTTCGCCGCCACCCTCGCCGACAACATCCGCCTCGGCGCGCCCCGGGCCACCCCGGAGGCGCTCGCCGACGCGGTCCGGGACGCCGCGCTGACCGACGTGGTGACCGCCCTGCCCGACGGGCTGGAGACCACGCTGGGCGAGCGCGGGCACGGGCTCTCCAGCGGCCAGCGGCAGCGGGTGGCGCTGGCCCGGGCGTTCCTCCGGGACGCCCCGGTCGTCCTGCTCGACGAGCCCACCGCCCGGCTGGACACCGCCGCCGAGACCACCGTGCTGGACGCGACCCGACGGCTCGTCGCCGGCCGTACCGCCCTGCTGGTGGCGCACCGGCCGGCGCTGCTGGCCGACGCCGACCGGATCCTGCGGGTGGTCGACGGTCGGGTCACCGAGCTGACCCGCGCCGGGGAGGCCGTCGGATGA
- the cydC gene encoding thiol reductant ABC exporter subunit CydC has protein sequence MSGRPGGRTGVVADDRGRSGAADDRGRSGGGSRRLAAERIVLRLARPYLGWLLGAGLLATATELAALALMATATWLLMSAADRPPLDRLTVAIVAVRALAIGRGVLRYTERLAGHDAVLRIVTDVRTRAYAALAARRPDDAGAGPDPETIRRPDDAVSRARAAHPPGDAGPRRDGGVPGDGGGRSGDALSRLVSDVETVQDLLLRVLVPGAAAVAVSVLAVGGAALVAPATAAVLAVGLLVAGVGLPLLAATLTGRSAAQVAPLRGALAADAIDLTHGAADLAAFGATGTALRAATDRADQLARLERRLAATGFAVDALGVLVAGLTSAAVVTVALRTDVPGVMVGVLAVGTLAAVEATLALVGAARQWSTLRVGLARIAELLAAPVEPPSGEGLPVGVAAGRHVRLDGVVVRYRAGGPAALDGVDLDLPAGRRVAVVGPSGAGKSTLAGVLAGAVTPRHGRVTVDGTELSAYRAEELPRAVGGLFAEAYVFHATVRENLRLGRSRADTASRTGAGRIDAPGRADAPGRADDLAGEADADLVAAASAAGLLDWVLAQPQRWDTVVGEDGGQLSGGQRQRLALARALLATPGLLVLDEPTEGLDPTAADTVLASVLAAVPADRSVLLISHRLSGLAELDEIVVLDAGRVVQRGRHDELVATPGWYRDQWLRQAVAERGYLALTPRT, from the coding sequence ATGAGCGGCCGGCCGGGCGGACGGACCGGGGTCGTCGCCGACGACCGGGGACGGTCCGGGGCAGCCGACGACCGGGGACGGTCCGGGGGTGGGTCCCGCCGGTTGGCCGCCGAGCGGATCGTGCTGCGGCTGGCCCGGCCGTACCTGGGCTGGCTTCTCGGGGCGGGCCTGCTCGCCACCGCCACGGAGCTCGCCGCGCTGGCGCTGATGGCCACCGCGACCTGGCTGCTGATGAGCGCCGCCGACCGGCCACCCCTGGACCGGTTGACCGTGGCGATCGTCGCGGTCCGGGCGCTGGCGATCGGCCGGGGCGTGCTGCGCTACACCGAACGGCTCGCCGGGCACGACGCGGTGCTGCGGATCGTCACCGACGTCCGGACCCGGGCCTACGCCGCCCTGGCCGCCCGCCGACCCGACGATGCCGGCGCTGGCCCCGACCCGGAGACCATCCGTCGGCCGGACGACGCCGTTTCCCGGGCGCGGGCCGCCCACCCGCCAGGCGACGCTGGCCCCCGGCGGGACGGTGGCGTTCCGGGGGACGGTGGCGGGCGGTCCGGGGACGCGCTCAGCCGACTCGTGTCGGATGTCGAGACGGTGCAGGACCTGCTGCTGCGGGTCCTCGTGCCGGGGGCGGCGGCGGTAGCGGTGAGCGTGCTGGCGGTGGGCGGCGCGGCCCTGGTCGCGCCGGCCACCGCCGCCGTGCTCGCGGTGGGGCTGCTGGTCGCCGGGGTCGGGCTGCCGCTGCTCGCCGCCACCCTCACCGGCCGGAGCGCCGCCCAGGTGGCGCCGCTGCGCGGCGCGCTCGCCGCGGACGCCATCGACCTCACCCACGGGGCCGCCGACCTGGCCGCCTTCGGGGCCACCGGGACAGCGCTGCGGGCCGCGACCGACCGGGCGGACCAACTCGCCCGGCTGGAACGCCGACTCGCCGCGACCGGTTTCGCGGTGGACGCGCTCGGCGTGCTGGTCGCCGGGCTCACCAGCGCGGCGGTGGTGACGGTCGCGCTCCGGACGGACGTGCCCGGGGTCATGGTCGGGGTGCTCGCGGTCGGCACGCTCGCCGCCGTCGAGGCGACACTGGCCCTGGTCGGGGCGGCCCGGCAGTGGAGCACGCTACGGGTCGGGCTGGCCCGGATCGCCGAGCTGCTCGCCGCCCCCGTCGAGCCGCCCTCCGGCGAGGGCCTGCCGGTCGGCGTCGCCGCCGGACGCCACGTACGCCTGGACGGGGTGGTCGTGCGTTACCGGGCGGGCGGGCCCGCCGCCCTGGACGGGGTGGACCTGGACCTGCCCGCCGGCCGACGGGTGGCCGTGGTGGGTCCGAGCGGCGCGGGCAAGAGCACCCTGGCCGGCGTGCTCGCCGGCGCGGTCACCCCGCGCCACGGACGGGTGACGGTGGACGGGACGGAGCTGTCCGCGTACCGGGCGGAGGAGCTGCCCCGGGCGGTCGGCGGGCTGTTCGCCGAGGCGTACGTCTTCCACGCCACGGTCCGGGAGAACCTCCGCCTCGGCCGGAGCCGGGCCGACACCGCAAGCCGGACCGGCGCCGGCCGGATCGACGCTCCGGGCAGGGCCGATGCTCCGGGCAGGGCCGACGACCTGGCAGGGGAGGCGGACGCCGACCTGGTGGCGGCCGCCTCGGCGGCCGGGCTGCTCGACTGGGTGCTCGCCCAGCCGCAGCGGTGGGACACCGTGGTCGGCGAGGACGGCGGGCAGCTCTCCGGCGGGCAGCGGCAGCGGCTGGCGCTGGCCCGGGCGTTGCTGGCCACGCCGGGGCTGCTGGTGCTGGACGAGCCGACCGAGGGGCTCGACCCGACCGCCGCCGACACGGTGCTCGCCTCGGTCCTCGCCGCGGTGCCCGCCGACCGGTCGGTGCTGCTGATCAGCCACCGGCTCAGCGGCCTCGCCGAGCTGGACGAGATCGTCGTGCTGGACGCCGGCCGGGTGGTTCAACGGGGTCGGCACGACGAGCTGGTGGCGACCCCCGGCTGGTACCGCGACCAGTGGCTGCGTCAGGCGGTGGCCGAGCGGGGCTACCTGGCGCTGACCCCACGGACCTGA